Sequence from the Prionailurus bengalensis isolate Pbe53 chromosome A3, Fcat_Pben_1.1_paternal_pri, whole genome shotgun sequence genome:
agtttgtaagtttgagccctgcattgggctctgtgctgacagcttagagcctggagactgcttcgaattctgggtctccttctctctctctctgctcctccccaactcatgctctgtctctctctctccttcaaaaataaataaaaacattaaaaaaaagaaaaaagaagaaaatttactttTGGACATGGGACACTTTCATTGGATAATTTGTGCTAATAGCTTCTCAGAGGTCACATTCTTTAATCATATAGAATGAATGATACTATCTATCATCACCATAGACAATGAGTGTGTTAAAATATTGTATGCTATTAATGTAACATTTAGTAGCACTACCAAAATGGGTACCTTTGTCTCAcaatattcacataaaattttttcaacatCTTATCCtactaaaataacagaaataccttgggtaaaaattaacaaaattgataaatttctagATGAAAAATTAGAAAGGCTCAAAGTAGCCCATAAAACTTCGACCAACAAGCTAACCCACTTTAATCTTGCTGCACAGCCCACTCAGGTGGCCGCAGGAGTCATTAACCCCAACTTAGCTGCAttgaacaaaaatattcaaaacacatATAATAAATGGTCCTTTCCAGAGTTGTTAACAAAACCCTTCAAATGTGATTTGTTTTGGCTCATGGCCTGACTATAACCCTTTAAAATACTTAAAGGGATTATCTCTCTATACACGTTTGGAAATCCATTAAGGAAATCTTTTgcttttagctattatttttgttatatatctTATTAAACATGCTATTAAAGTGTTATGCACCCTCAGGCTTAAGaaggaaaaatcacaaaaagacTATGATTAACCATACCTTCACCATTCTTCTCTAGACATGCCAAGAGCCTATGCTGAAGAGtccatgtatattttttacttttatctgcCCATAGTTGGCAACAtgattcttatttcatttatttgactgCATTGTTGATTTGTTAACTTACCTTCATTACATTTAGATTtagtttttctcctctctttttgaCTTGATTTAATTCTTATTAGATGTGACTTTAAGttggagttttaaaatttaatccttacttaattttgctttatttgacTCAGTTTAATGTATGTAACTTGCTTAGATTTGATGTGATCTTTGTTTTATGATATCAGTTGACATTTCATACGATTTcagatttatttgattttgtttgatTCTGATTGAAAACATGATTGAATGATTTGGATTTGCCCTCTTCCACATTAGCAAACTAGTACTGCTGACTTGGTTTAAGACTTGATTCCTGCATGACCCTTACAGATTTGTCATGAGAAATCACGGGGTGGAATGTAGAAAGCAAGATGGTGTTGCTCATGTTAAGCAGGGGCCTGTGTCAAACAGGTGACTGTCAAGCAATGATGCAAGCAGCTAAGGGCATTGCAGGTACAACCAGATATCTTGGAGACCAGCACCAGCTTTTGACACATTCAGGAGTTACAACCAACAGAAACAGAGGAGGTCAGCAAAGGCCCAAGACTGATTAAATCCCGTTTAAAAAGGATTTTGGCAGCAAACTGTCAGACTTCTCAGACACTGACGTCTCTATGTCTGAACACTTCAAAAAGGCAGCTGAAGGCTTGCCTGACTGAtctctggaaagaacacagatgCTTCTTCACTGCTTGAACATAATAAGCAATAAGTGCAAGAGATGACCCAGGAGAGCTGACCCAGACCTGACTGAGGCCTTATCCCAACTGCTTGGTCAAAAATTGGTTCCTTAGCTTCCTCCCCGCGTTCTACATTGCTTGTTATGTGACCTGTCTTGTGCTTTGTCTGACATGTAAAAAGTCAAGTAAAACACGTGGTGAAATGTCATTGAATTTGGAATCCTGAACCTGCTTTATAATTATGTTAACCTTGCTTTATGACTGAATAAAGCTGACATTGTGGAAAGACACAACTGCGTGTGCACCTTCACAGCCAGCTCCGGACAGGCAGCTTCGTGTGTTCCCAGGCTTAAAGGTAGGGGGCAGCACTTGTCTCCAACGGACATGCGCTTGCCCTAGGGCCTGGGAAATCCGGTTTCTCAGGCCCCTCAGGAGATACAGCCTGCGCAGTCCAGGTCTTCTGCAGTGAAGGGGACTCAAGGAACGGAAAAGAATCTCTGGGGTCCTTTAAAGAAACAGCCACACACCTTTGAGCAACCTACATATATTTGGATTTTAGCCCCGCCCAAGCCAAGTCTCCTTGAAGCCCCGCCTCCTGAAAAGCTCCTTCGCAACGTAAGTAGCTACGCCCGCGCCAAATGCAAGGAAGCCACACCTGTTGGAAATCACCCACCCCAGggagggcccccacccccacccccgagagCCCCACCCTACCCTTCCCCGCTGGCGCCCTACCCCTCCCAGCTggcgctctgcccctccccgctggcCTGGAGGCGGGTGAGCTCAGCATGTGGGGTTGAGCACTCGGCAGGAGCAGGAGCTGCGGAAGAAGCGGCACTGGCAGGAGGCGCACGGGTCGCAGCAGGCGGGCGCCGGCGGCTTGCAGCTGCCTCGAGTGGCCACGCAGGGGGCGGGCGGCGGAGGCCGGGGCCGCCGAGGCCGAGCAACGTTCTTCATCGAAGCCTTTTTCTGTGGGGAAAAGCGGGGGCTCCTCAATCCGGCCACGtccgccccacccctcctcacctcAGCCTTGGGAACTCTGGGCAGTGGAGGCCCCAGACCACACATATGTACCCACAGCCCACCATCCATTCGACAGCATGCCCACGGGGGACCCTAGCGGatccctgcctcccccagtcACCTATCCCCTGCCTCCAAACCCAGTAACACTTACTTACCTGGCTGCGCCTGGCCCACTTTTCTCCCTGGGGGGTCCCACTCAGTTCTGGGTGTTCCTCCTTCCAATGTATCCCCAATCTCTGTCCGTTCTGCCTTCCCATTAAATCCGGATCCACTCACTTCACCACCTCGCTACCCTGAGCCAGGCCACTATCCTTAGTCTGCTGCTCTGGCCCACTTACAGTCCATCCTCCATTGCACCAAACGGACCTCTCCGAAGACCTGTGATGGCATCCACTCTGGCTTAAAGCCCTCAGTAGGTTTTCTTTGAACTTAGAATAAACCATAAACGTCACTTAGGCCCTCGAGGCCCTCTGgtgtggccccacccacctctccgAGCTGTTTTACCACACTGTTCATtcgccttccctccttccctccttgctcTCAAGCGCAGAGTTCCTGCTGCAGGGCTTTTGAACTGGCTACCCACTTTCCTGAAACCATTCTTTGTTGTGCTCTTCAGTACAGGTACTTGAAATGTATCTAGTGCAACTGAAGAACAGgagtttcaaattttatttaattttaatattaatttacatttaaaaatagaagcagcgtaaaatttttttctttaaaaaattgttcttgtTAGGACTACAGCTGACTTTATTAAAAGTTACCATCGGAATTGAGATGTACTGTAAGCGTAAAGATACACCACCAGGTTTCAGACTTAGCACacatagaaaaataatgtaaaatatctaaCTTTTTATATTGGtcacatattaaaatgataatattttggatacactgggttaaataaaatgctaaactTAATGACACgtgcttctttttcctttttttcagtgtAGCTACTAGGAAACTTGAATTCACATACGTGGCCTACAGTTTATTTCTATTAGGCATTGCTGCTTGAGGTTACTGAAGTTTTCAGTATTTAAGTGCTGCTTCCTTAGGGAGGGCTTCTGAGACCACTCTTCCCTTCACTCTCATTGCCGTGCTTTAATTCCTTTACAGTGTTTATCAttatctgaatttattttatctatttattggtTTACTTGCTGTTTGTCTCGTTTCCCCACAAAAATGTAAACTAGCAGGGATATATGCCTCTTGTTCACTTCTTTTTCCCTGAACCTAGCATGCAAAAATATCTGTGAACCATGTATTCTTATATGTCAATCATCTGATCTGCTTGTCACTCAACAAAACGTCTAGAGAGGAACAgggactttctcaaggtcacacagtgccAGGTCTAAGACTGGAATAATTTGTGCATTTCAACAATGCCTTAATCCAGTATTTCCCAAAGGGTGGGAACCTGTACCATGGTAGTATGATTTTAGGTAGTACATGAGTATTAAATGACATTAAATCACATAATGAGAAAGGATTCCTTTTTCAATCTCTTTCAATTTTAAAGGCTCAGTTTGGTGCCAATATATCATTAATGCTTTCCCCACACTTTCTAATCTGACTCTTAACAATAAGCCTCAGATTTAGAGCATTTGGCAGGTGACCCCATCCAGCTAAATTCCACTAAAAATCTTTTGGTTtcattaaacttatttttatggcAAGTGATATTAATTTTCTGtcatagtttatatatatatatatatataatagatagatagatttttttttaagttttaattttaaacaaataggTGAAACTCACTTATGGCAAAAATTGTGGGGGGttcccggctggctcagttggtagagcatgcatctcttgatctcaggattataaattcaagccccatgttgaatgtagagattatttaaaaataaatctttaaaataaaattgtgggaAATAGTTCTGAAATAACAGAGGTCTAGGAAACATTGCATTCAGTCAAAAGAATGAATGATGGTGACATTTCAGTCAGGGGGCTAGCTACTATAAGAAGATGCTTTTTAGCAGGTAAGCTATTTTGCTCAGTGAACCTTAGCTCTCTGGGCTTCTATGGGGGTCTGGTTCAGGGCTTGAGGGCAGGAAGCCTTTAGATAGCTTTCAGCTTCTTTTGTTCATGAAAATCTGGAAAGTCTTTCATTTAGTTCCTAGCTAGAATTCCCTTTTAAGTCTGGTCCCACCCCCACAATGAAAACTCCCAGTCCTACCTTGGAAGATCTCTTCTTTTCCGCCTCTTTTCTGCTGATCTTTTTGGATTTCTTGTTCAGTGcttcaaagagagacagaaggagcaaAGCCAGATGTTTCTGGAGGCCATGAGCTACAGTAAAGTGGGAGGAGTGGAGGGGGCTCCAGGAAATCTCAGGGTGTGGGAGAAAAGGGGTTGGCTGCATGAATCACAACTTGGGACTTAGGCCAGCAGATTGTTGTTAGCCTGGCTGCTGACCTGGAGCCAATGTCCTCTGAGGGAAGGCAAAGAGGAAATCCAAGAAGGCCCTGAAAAATGGACTCTCAGTGTCATGTACATGGATGGACCTGTgtttcctgggatgcctgggtggctcagctggttaagcgtctgacccttaattttggctcaggtcatgatctcacagtttgtgggttccagcctcatgttgggctccatgctgacagtactgcttgggattctctctctccctttctctttgcccctctgcaGCTTGTGCGCgtgcgctctatctctctcaaaaaaaaaacccaaaccaaaacaaaacgaaacaaaacaaaaaaaccccacaaaaccaaaaaacccccagCTATTTCCTTACGCAAACTACTTAACCTCCTTAAGACCcaattttctcacctgcaaaTAGGGTACTCTAGAATCTACCTTACAGGGTTGTCTTGAGGATAAACAAAGTATCTTTATAAAGTGAGAAGTTTGGCACATCAAAGGTGATTGATCAGTGATGTaccccatccccttccctgctccttccctgatACGGCTAGAATATTCTCTTTTCCTAGTGAGAGGCAAGGCAGTGAGGGATATTAGTTTTGAACTTGGGTTCTGGAATTAaacacctgggtttgaattctggctctgctaGTTGAGAACTGTGTGATCTCATGTTAGTCACTTAACTTtgctaagcctcaatttcctcaaccGTGAAACAGGAATTAAAATAGTACTCACTTCCCAGTGCCTAGCATACAAGGAGTatatctgttattattatttttatcagatGAAATTGAACTAGAAGATGTTCAATGTCAGGCCCTAATGCCCCTGGTATTTTCCCCTGAGCAGTCATTCTCCATCTCAACACTGAAAGGACTAGTTCATACTACACTTGGTTATATTCTgcagcattttctaaaatttttactgTTGATAGTTCTTTGATTCAGTTAGTTTCAGAAATGCCAAGTTAAACCAAATTCATGAAGTGTCTTGACTTCAGGGTCTCTCGGAGCGTCTAATGTGCGAAGCTGCATATTAGACTGGTGGTATGCAGAGCTTTTCCAAACCATGTGAGCCAAGGAATACTTTGTTCCTCTAGGATTACACGAAAGAGCTCTGACCTATGTCAGTGAATCCTGGTATCAGCCCGGGGAGCACGTTTGACATCTTGCAGCCCCTTCTCATGGACCGGAGTCCAGAGACCAGGGGTCAAGCTGGGCTACTTACCTACAATAGAGACAGAAGGGAGATCCAACATGTTCATGGAGGAGTTGCTCCTCAGGTTCCTGTCATCTCTGGGTTTTTCCTCAGGTGCCAGGTGACTGTAGGCAGTGAGGAGGCACAGGGAGACCAGCAGGGTGGCCAGGAGTAGGCGGAGGATATTCATCCTTGAAGGCCTGAGTGGAACAGAGAAGGCAGTCAGGCTGGTGGGTCAGGGGTTCTGGCAAGAGGATGTGCCCTTTTGCTTTCCTTGTATCTCTTTGGGCTGGTGCTCTGACCCCATTTGTAAGTGTCCCAGTGGAGCCAGAGGACCAGAAAGGCTTAGGACAGGAAAGGGGAACTGATGaaggaacaagagagaaaaggagagatggggagaggaagCGAGACAAGGAAAAGAGGGAtatagaagcaaagagaaaaggaatgcaTTGCAGTTGGTCTCTGCCATTCTGAGGGTGGGGTGCTGGGTTTTATAGTTAGTGGTCCCAGGAGAACCTAGGCCTGGGCAGAGTTGTTGCAAGGCCCcaatacggggcacctgggtggcgcagtcggttaagcgtctgacttcagccaggtcacgatctcgcggtccgggagttcgagccccgcgtcgggctctgggctgatggctcagagcctggagcctgtttccgattctgtgtctccctctctctctgcccctcccccgttcatgctctgtctctctctgtcccaaaaataaataaacgttgaaaaaaaaaattaaaaaaaaaaagaaaggccccAATAGTACCTTGCAGTGGCAGAGATTTTACTATGGTGCAGAGAATGAGGCTCATAAGACTCTCTGAGAAAGATGCAGGGATAGATGGCATCTTCAGACAAGTGTATATGTTGTCACATGTGCTGTATTCCCATGCCCAGAGGGAATGAGTACAGGTGTGGTTTGTGTGAGAAGGATGGACCTATTGACATAGGCTGACTGGATTTACTGACTTATTGCTAGCTGGATTTTGATGAAGCAGATGGAGCCCAGAGTGGATTCCTTCCCATGAATGCCTTCATTTGGCTTAATCAGGGTTGAGAACTTCAGAAGCATCTTCATCTTCTCTGAGTGTGGGATCTCCATGCCTTACCTGCTCTGTGCATTGTTCCCTCTGGTCTGGGAAAAAACTGAGGCTGCTTTCCCAAagttctctctgccctgccatAAACCATGGTGGGTGAGAGGAGAATAAAACAATCTGTTCATACTGGTCCTGCCCACTCCTGGGCTTCCTTACAGCCGCCTGGCAATTTCTACCCTACTCCTCCCAGCTCTCAGCTTAATAAACTGCaattaatgaaatacaatttCTTAGAACCTAAATAATTTAGTGGAACTAAATTAAAACTAAGCTAAATGGAGTCTGGAAAGGGTGAAATCTCAGTGGAATTAATCTTATTTGTGTGTTGGGAGAGGGCTAAAAATGAGTGTTCCTCGCACTAATCCTGGGGAGCAATATGTATATTCTAAATGTAATATGGGTCCATAATGCCTAGTTGTATCATGATCCTCAgggtcagaattttttttttttttttagaattttatggattttagaaaacaaatatcatCTATATACTATATTAAACCACATACAATGGGCCTGGGTACACCCATAATAAATACTGATACTTCTGCAGCCAAAAAGGTGGGGATATTCATAATAAACAGGATAAACAAAGACTATGAATTAATTTGCGTCAATTGAGGATAGGTTTTGTTGCCAAGATACTTCAGGTAGGGTCAGATTTTTCTgccaaagataaaagaaaactgatAGTTTTCAGAGTTTGGGAATTTTACAATTTCAGGTAAAGGACTATAGACTTTACAAACCCTCATTGCTGTTACTACTCAACATGGGACACCCACTCCCTGCTATTAATACAGGATAATAATGCTGACAGCAATGACCACCTATGCAATTGTGTTCTCAAGAGTAATTTGTCCTTCCACTCTGTAGTGGTGAAGGCTGTTCTTTGATCTGTGGTATCACTGATGACAATACCTTCTCTTAAACTTGTCATCTGCTTTAAATTACTGCTTATGACTTAAGATGAGTTTTTATTCAGCATGGTGGATATAAAGAATCCAGAAAGGGGAGTCAGGTCACCTGGATGTACCTGCTATATAagtggctgtgtgaccctgggcccaTCTGGgcctctgctttctcatctgtaaaaagagaggatggggggcacctgggtggctcagtcagttgagcgactgactcttgtttttggctcaggtcatgatatcgtggtttcgtgggtttgagcccatgtcaggcattgtgctggtGGTACagagcctctctccctctctctctgcccctcccctatttgtgctgtgtctgtctctctcaaaataaagaaataaacttaatttttttttttaaagagaggataGGACTACATGACTTAATATATGTTATGAGGCACAGAGTAGAAACTTAATAAagatttgtttaatgaatgaaagaatctTAAGACCTTTCTATTCTAAAATTCTACAAATCAGTGATTTCTGATTCTTGCTTCCTGGGTGTTGGGGCAGGTTAAACAGTTGAATAAAGATTTTGCAAAGGTCACTTGTGTATCCTTAAGAGTCAAGGGATTTGTAAATGCATTAATGTGACTGAATCTGATTAAACTCTGGAAAAGAGGCCACAGAAAGTCATGGCTAAATGCAATTGGCTGTGTACCTCAGGAgtcttgatgtgtgtgtgtgcatgtgtgtatgtatgtgtgttcaGCATGCACACTATAAGGGCTCTGACTGAGGGAATATGGGAGGTAATAGTATCCAGATCATCTCTGAGTATGGCAAAATGAGTAGACAGTATATCAGTATAGAGTGCATACTCAGTGTGCTCTGTAGAAATCCCCTTAGCTATGGTACTGGGTATAGTCTGATATCTTAATCCTCTAGGGTCAAGGCCTTAGTCCCCAAAGCAAAGGAAAGGATTATAATTTCCCAATAATGAGGAGGGGCTAACGACCTATTGGGACAGAGATATAGTGAGAGATAAGAACTGAGGAAGAGGTAAAGGCAGCAGAGTCTTCTTGAAAAGAGTGACCAATATTAGTTGCTGGCCATACTAGATGTTAATGAGGTGCAGCCTTGACAGCCTGCCCTGGATTTTGCTCATGGCATCAGTGAGGGGAGCCAGGGTATCTAGGAAGCCAGCAAGTTGGCATTGCAGGGAAGGTGACTGGGCTCTGTTTGTTGTAATAGTGGCTTCTACCAGTCCTGCCAAGCACCACTGGCAAAGGGTACGGGAGTCTGGGTTAAGCTCATCCCTGTGGAGGAAAAAAGTAGTGTTTTGTAGGGCTTTACATGGATGGGCATCTCATATAGGCTAGGGGTGTTGGAGGGAGACTCTCTGCTGATCAGTCTTTTGGAATGAAACACATActtgggaagaaagggaaattaaagcaGGAGGGAATCTTAACTTTGAAATTGTCTGCAAAACTTTGCccatatgtgcatttttctgggaGAGAAGGTCCATAGCTTTCTCTGGATCCATAAGGGGGTTTTAGGCACCTAAAGAGCTCACAACCCCTTCTTTGCAACCTGAGTGGGGCTTATCCAGAATCACAGGTACATGAGAGCAGaggacactgtctttttttttttttttctctgttcacgCAATAATTGAGTTCTATAATTGGGGAAATGTACTTGTGGGAAGGGGCATATCATTCCAGACTAGTGCtggtataaaataaagaaatataataatgaagCAAACTAAAGAATATAAACACTATGGTCCCATTTGTGAACAAATATCAAaactccctcaaaagtaaatatgcttacatatgcaaagaaaaaagCGTGGGAGGagacacattaaaattttaataatgattaCTTCTTAGGAGTGGAGTTAAGGATGGAGAGTGAGGTAGAGAAATGCACTTCTTCATGTACTTCTgtatttgaatttccttttcaagaatgttattacattgtaataaaaaataaaggatgatagaaataaaatattgaatgctACTTGACATAGCATCAAAGAATTTAAAGATGATGGATGGAGAGTTATATTTGATTTGTGACAGTGAGGCTGTGGAATTTGCAGGACACTCTTCCCTCTTTGCTCTCAGCACCTACTGCTCTGTCACCAAAATATAGGGCTTTCTCATAGTGTATCATCCTTTTACCCTTCTCTGCCCTGTGACAGTTTTGAAGCCTTCTACCCTTCTGGTTCATCAGCCACTGTTTCTGATATAACAAAACCTGGGAGATGAACACACcatttttgtggtgtttttgtttctcaGTCAAATTAGCTATACCAAACACTGAAGGTCAGAGCCAGAGAAAAAATATCACTCATTCATAGTTACCTATATTCCCTATACCAGATGTTCATTGGCTGCATAGGGATCCTACCACCCTACACATCTTTGACCCATCTGAGCAGCAGGTGATATATATCCACGACAGGTGCCCTGGCTGTGCTGAGCTTAGGAGGCTCCATTAGGGCTATTGGCTAATTCCTTAATGTTCACTAGGGCTTATCAGTGATGATAATTTCTGGGGTAGAATGAGGGTGTCAATATGTTTTATCTACCTAGTTTTGTTCCAGGATAGCCAGCCAATcaagcaacaaatattttttgaatgccaTGGGAAGTTAGTGTTACTGGATTAGGCAAACTtctgagaaggggaagagaaggagaatcaAAGAAAGAAGGGTCCAGAGAACTTTGGGACATGGTGTCAGGAGAGCAGATTTTGCTGCAGGTAGGGATGGGACACCAAAAGGGAAGAAGGGACTGATGGAAAGGGCCTGGAGACGTCTTGGTCATAAATTTGGCTCACTTCTCAAGACTGCCTGCTTATGAATGGGCCTGAAGAAAGGCACTTGAGGGACTGAACCCAACATGCCAAGGGATCCTTTAATCAATGTCATCCATGACACTTGGGGAAAATATTAGAATGACAAGGCCAACTGAGCATGAGGAATTCACCAACCTCTTAGTTCTTGCTCTGTCTTTGGTTAACCCAGTCCCAGAGGTTCAGCATCCCTGCTGAACTGCTAACCAAAACTACGCTAAGCCAACCCACAAACATTGTTGCTTGGACAACTGTGAATGTCTCTTAACTGATATCCTGTCTCCTTTCTTGTCCTATTCCATCCATTCCCCCAATAGGAGCCAGAGTGATGGGGGATGGAGGGCATGATTCAAATCATGCATCACTCTTTGCTTAAAACCTCTAAGAGCTTCCTGTTGtttttgaagtaaaataaatatttcctgcaAAGTCCTGTTATTCTCTCTGGACTCATCTAATAGACTCTCCTGCTCAATCACTATATTCTAGACATATTGTACTCCTTTCTGTTCCTAGAATATGCTAAACTATTTCTTATCCCAGGGCCTTTACTGTCATTCCCTTAGCCCTAAATGTTCATTCCCTGGCCTTGAACTTGATTCCCTCAAATTTTCACATAGCTAGATCACTGGCAACCTTTGGACCTTTTTACAAATATCACCTCTTTATTTGACTACTTTATCCAAAAGTGTCCTTTCCCCAGTTTCTGTCTATCCCAACATCCATATCTTTCATAGCTCTTACAAATGAGCAATTATCTATGTTTATCTTCATATtggctttccttcttttgtatAATTTAAACTCCCATAGGGCAGGGACCCTGTTGTCATATTCATTTTGCTACCCTCACTGCTAAGCAATCCCtgacacacagcaggcactcaataaatatctggtgaataactgaatgaatgaatgggtgaaaaagaaaaccaacaacagAAAATCTTCAGATTTCCCTGGTCCCTTCAGGCCAACAGGGAAGGTTAAAAGTCAGATTTGATTATGATTCCATGTCTTTTCCTTGGCCTTTGTTCTATCATACTGGGGCTTAGACAAATTTTGAGTTTCAACTGCATCCCTTATCTGAGTGCTAGGATAGCACCCTTGCTTTTCTTAATATCTTTGATTTTGTACTTGACCAAAAGAGGTAAAAGAGATAATTTACTTTGTAGATAAAAGTGCCTGGCAAGGGGGCCATGATGAGGATATAACAATCATAGGGCTATAGAACTGGAAGAGACTTTAAGGCTCTTGTTCAAGGAACTTAAGCCTGGCTATGCATTAGAATTATCAGGGGAGCTTTTTGCCACCCTGTTCACAGTACTGTGTTAAGAtacaatttacatacagtaaaaagCACAAACTTTAAGTATCCAGCTTgacaaaatttaacttttatatacACTTATGTAACCACCACTCAGTTCAAGGTATAAAACCCTCCTTTCACTCATGaaagttctttgtgcctccttctGGTCAATACCCATTTTTACCCCTCAGAGGTAACCTCTATTCTGACTCCAACCACcatagatcattttttttttctggtttttgtacTCATAAAAATTGAATCATACTgaaatgaaatctgaatgaaatgTCTGACATTTCTTTTGCTGAACATTTTTGAGGTTTTATCCACTTTGTTGCGTACATagtggtttgttctttttttttttttattgctgattagtatttcattttaaatgtaccacatttgtttatccattctcttggGTGCTTTTGCAAGAAGTAAACCCAAACCTTGTCCTAG
This genomic interval carries:
- the LOC122496350 gene encoding agouti-signaling protein, whose product is MNILRLLLATLLVSLCLLTAYSHLAPEEKPRDDRNLRSNSSMNMLDLPSVSIVALNKKSKKISRKEAEKKRSSKKKASMKNVARPRRPRPPPPAPCVATRGSCKPPAPACCDPCASCQCRFFRSSCSCRVLNPTC